In Triticum urartu cultivar G1812 chromosome 6, Tu2.1, whole genome shotgun sequence, the following proteins share a genomic window:
- the LOC125515046 gene encoding E3 ubiquitin-protein ligase BRE1B-like isoform X2, translated as MSNTSGARRAARRQSLDGSADKVVVDLDASSPVAGNHHGLSVFPGARTSPIDVEALDDEVQALSPSQVPPPGVNRRTRGQPVTQFALDEDAILEENWRIIRQCATPFYLDEDAAMEENRRTRSQFLTPLYLDEDAALEAMPSHNTWNKRQRVAPLICLSPEREEGSSLQSNNVVQISQEPAKVVVPKEPNFTCPVCLNKLVEPSTTKCGHIFCAECIKQAIQFQKKCPTCRKALRRNNFHRIYLPNSDG; from the exons ATGAGTAATACCAGCGGCGCACGGCGTGCCGCAAGGAGGCAATCGCTGGATGGATCTGCTGATAAAGTTGTTGTGGACTTGGATGCAAGCTCGCCGGTGGCGGGGAACCATCATGGGCTCTCGGTCTTCCCTGGTGCACGCACATCACCTATCGATGTGGAAGCTCTTGATGATGAAGTGCAGGCCCTATCGCCTTCACAAGTGCCTCCCCCG GGGGTGAACCGGAGAACTAGAGGGCAACCTGTGACACAATTTGCTCTGGATGAAGATGCTATCCTGGAAG AGAATTGGAGAATTATAAGGCAATGTGCGACACCATTTTATCTGGATGAAGATGCTGCCATGGAAG AGAATCGGAGAACTAGAAGTCAATTTTTGACACCACTTTATCTGGATGAAGATGCTGCCCTGGAAG CTATGCCTTCTCATAACACGTGGAACAAACGCCAAAGGGTTGCGCCTCTGATATGTCTCTCCCCAGAAAGGGAAGAAGGGTCCAGCCTGCAG TCGAACAATGTGGTGCAAATTAGCCAAGAGCCTGCTAAGGTGGTGGTTCCAAAGGAACCAAATTTCACTTGCCCGGTGTGCCTTAACAAGCTGGTGGAGCCTTCGACAACAAAATGTGGCCATATCTTCTGCGCAGAGTGCATCAAGCAAGCCATCCAGTTTCAGAAGAAATGCCCTACCTGCCGCAAGGCCCTGAggaggaacaacttccatcgtaTTTACCTTCCGAATTCAGATGGTTAA
- the LOC125515046 gene encoding E3 ubiquitin-protein ligase BRE1-like isoform X1, producing MSNTSGARRAARRQSLDGSADKVVVDLDASSPVAGNHHGLSVFPGARTSPIDVEALDDEVQALSPSQVPPPGVNRRTRGQPVTQFALDEDAILEENWRIIRQCATPFYLDEDAAMEENRRTRSQFLTPLYLDEDAALEDNAAMPSHNTWNKRQRVAPLICLSPEREEGSSLQSNNVVQISQEPAKVVVPKEPNFTCPVCLNKLVEPSTTKCGHIFCAECIKQAIQFQKKCPTCRKALRRNNFHRIYLPNSDG from the exons ATGAGTAATACCAGCGGCGCACGGCGTGCCGCAAGGAGGCAATCGCTGGATGGATCTGCTGATAAAGTTGTTGTGGACTTGGATGCAAGCTCGCCGGTGGCGGGGAACCATCATGGGCTCTCGGTCTTCCCTGGTGCACGCACATCACCTATCGATGTGGAAGCTCTTGATGATGAAGTGCAGGCCCTATCGCCTTCACAAGTGCCTCCCCCG GGGGTGAACCGGAGAACTAGAGGGCAACCTGTGACACAATTTGCTCTGGATGAAGATGCTATCCTGGAAG AGAATTGGAGAATTATAAGGCAATGTGCGACACCATTTTATCTGGATGAAGATGCTGCCATGGAAG AGAATCGGAGAACTAGAAGTCAATTTTTGACACCACTTTATCTGGATGAAGATGCTGCCCTGGAAG ATAATGCAGCTATGCCTTCTCATAACACGTGGAACAAACGCCAAAGGGTTGCGCCTCTGATATGTCTCTCCCCAGAAAGGGAAGAAGGGTCCAGCCTGCAG TCGAACAATGTGGTGCAAATTAGCCAAGAGCCTGCTAAGGTGGTGGTTCCAAAGGAACCAAATTTCACTTGCCCGGTGTGCCTTAACAAGCTGGTGGAGCCTTCGACAACAAAATGTGGCCATATCTTCTGCGCAGAGTGCATCAAGCAAGCCATCCAGTTTCAGAAGAAATGCCCTACCTGCCGCAAGGCCCTGAggaggaacaacttccatcgtaTTTACCTTCCGAATTCAGATGGTTAA